A window of the Tunturibacter empetritectus genome harbors these coding sequences:
- a CDS encoding SRPBCC family protein, with protein MMMISTDKTLEDLTFTIKQEIHVKAPMDVTFAALLEQLGPSNQMPDGRSLNMKIEAWPGGRWYRDLGEGNGHFWANVQAIKRPTLLEFAGPLFASTPLVSNVQYRLSEVEGGTLITFRHSALGFVPEEQKAGVNEGWASMHERVRAYAEALRK; from the coding sequence ATGATGATGATTTCAACTGACAAGACACTCGAAGATTTGACTTTCACGATCAAGCAGGAGATCCACGTGAAGGCGCCGATGGATGTTACCTTTGCGGCGCTGCTGGAGCAGTTGGGGCCGAGCAACCAGATGCCTGACGGCAGGTCTCTGAACATGAAGATTGAAGCGTGGCCCGGGGGCAGGTGGTACCGCGACCTGGGCGAGGGCAATGGGCACTTCTGGGCTAATGTGCAGGCGATCAAGCGACCTACGCTGCTGGAGTTTGCCGGACCTTTGTTCGCCTCTACCCCACTTGTGTCGAACGTGCAGTATCGGCTGAGTGAGGTCGAGGGAGGAACCTTGATCACGTTCCGGCACAGTGCGCTGGGCTTCGTTCCCGAAGAACAAAAGGCGGGGGTGAACGAGGGTTGGGCGTCGATGCACGAACGGGTTCGCGCGTATGCAGAGGCCTTGCGCAAGTAG
- a CDS encoding ArsR/SmtB family transcription factor, whose amino-acid sequence MARATTTSDSFNAVAEPRRREILIYLAGAERPVGEIVVALGLPQPSVSKHLRVLHDVGLVRMRCQGRQKLYRTNAEAIRPLHEWAATFERYWQHQLLRVKELAEATVRQGSADLKTADAPRDSNPRRDDDDFN is encoded by the coding sequence ATGGCACGAGCGACCACAACTTCGGACAGTTTCAACGCGGTTGCTGAGCCTCGCCGGCGGGAGATTTTGATTTATCTTGCTGGAGCGGAGCGGCCGGTTGGAGAGATTGTGGTGGCTCTTGGCCTCCCGCAGCCTTCGGTCTCCAAGCATCTGCGGGTGCTGCACGATGTGGGGCTGGTTCGGATGCGGTGCCAGGGGCGGCAGAAGCTGTATCGGACCAATGCTGAGGCGATACGGCCGCTGCACGAGTGGGCTGCGACGTTTGAGCGGTATTGGCAGCATCAGCTGCTTCGCGTGAAGGAGCTGGCGGAGGCGACGGTCCGCCAGGGCTCGGCAGATTTGAAGACGGCAGACGCACCCCGAGATTCAAACCCAAGGAGAGATGATGATGATTTCAACTGA
- a CDS encoding tetratricopeptide repeat protein, whose translation MFGSNRIGRALGTAAGIAVLLLFAIGSHAQATGSNPPKMQLPADQRAFDAARATVDPAERLAAMQLFLKNYPKSTRVSRAQGDIFDTLVKYFPQRTAEIDSQAKIEIKDAGKGFVRLFYETDVADTLAEANDTGVDLPRAEKLAKDASRKFNEADCDKDVLDNAKKYKYPAPSAAARHSRFTKGRANALAALAKVDMDEHKPEPAAALLDQAYALDPTVAEVNLLRGEQALDQHKDAEALEDLERAQLTGELKSPWREKMIELYRNSHGGSDQSFLADMDAQYARIFPDPFTPQPAKPTDGSRTALLELFTGSACDPCVSADLAVDALLKTYSRKQLVVLAFDQHIPDPDPLANPDSIARAKSYRVAFTPTSKLNGKPLWEGGGPRANAETSYNEAIKKIDADTTKPSGVNLQLTATRAPDGMIHASATVSIDNPQLLQQSLAPDPPAKEADAKTPAAIPVATATPPAPAAQPAPIEPHLVVNFALVEDDVRYSGENGIRFHRMVVRSLAQPAGTGSLVKPGKALEATFDPAAISATLKTYLDTYEQKNDRFGKVVFLAKDTTLEPTHLAITAWVEDTTTHRVLQAAFVPLASTGSQIHQSQSEPPAQQSEAAVKTGAAK comes from the coding sequence ATGTTTGGAAGCAATCGGATCGGCAGAGCACTGGGAACAGCAGCAGGGATAGCGGTTCTACTTCTCTTCGCAATCGGCAGCCACGCGCAGGCCACCGGCTCAAACCCGCCAAAGATGCAGCTCCCCGCAGACCAGCGAGCCTTCGACGCCGCCCGCGCCACCGTCGATCCCGCAGAGCGTCTCGCCGCCATGCAGCTCTTCCTCAAGAACTACCCCAAGAGCACCAGAGTCAGTCGCGCCCAGGGCGACATCTTCGACACCCTCGTCAAATACTTCCCGCAACGCACTGCCGAGATCGACAGCCAGGCAAAGATCGAGATCAAAGACGCCGGCAAAGGCTTCGTCAGGCTCTTCTACGAGACTGATGTCGCCGACACGCTCGCCGAAGCAAACGACACTGGCGTCGATCTTCCTCGCGCCGAAAAGCTCGCCAAAGATGCCTCCAGGAAATTCAACGAAGCCGACTGCGACAAAGACGTCCTCGATAACGCAAAGAAATACAAGTACCCTGCCCCCTCCGCTGCAGCAAGGCACTCCAGGTTCACCAAAGGACGAGCCAACGCCCTCGCCGCCCTCGCCAAAGTCGATATGGACGAGCACAAGCCTGAGCCCGCTGCAGCTCTGCTCGATCAGGCCTACGCCCTCGATCCCACCGTAGCCGAGGTCAACCTCCTGCGCGGCGAACAGGCGCTCGACCAACACAAAGACGCTGAAGCCCTCGAAGACCTCGAGCGTGCCCAGCTCACCGGCGAACTCAAATCCCCCTGGCGCGAAAAGATGATAGAGCTCTACCGCAACTCCCATGGAGGCAGCGATCAAAGCTTCCTCGCCGACATGGACGCCCAGTACGCGCGCATCTTTCCCGATCCCTTCACCCCGCAACCGGCGAAGCCAACCGACGGCAGCCGCACCGCACTGCTCGAGCTCTTCACGGGCTCCGCCTGCGACCCCTGCGTCAGCGCCGACCTCGCCGTCGACGCCCTCCTCAAGACCTACTCCCGCAAACAGCTCGTCGTCCTCGCCTTCGATCAGCACATCCCCGACCCCGATCCGCTTGCCAACCCCGACTCCATCGCCCGCGCCAAGTCCTACCGCGTCGCCTTCACGCCCACCTCCAAACTCAACGGCAAACCGCTATGGGAAGGCGGAGGCCCGCGCGCCAACGCTGAAACCTCCTACAACGAAGCCATCAAGAAGATCGACGCCGACACCACCAAACCCAGCGGAGTAAATCTACAACTCACCGCAACCCGCGCTCCGGACGGCATGATCCATGCAAGCGCCACCGTCTCCATCGACAACCCACAGCTCCTGCAGCAAAGCCTTGCCCCTGATCCACCGGCGAAAGAGGCCGACGCCAAGACCCCCGCGGCTATCCCCGTAGCTACAGCCACACCGCCCGCCCCCGCAGCCCAGCCCGCTCCAATCGAACCGCACCTCGTCGTCAACTTCGCCCTCGTAGAAGACGACGTCCGCTACAGCGGCGAAAATGGAATCCGCTTCCACCGCATGGTCGTCCGCTCTCTCGCGCAGCCGGCAGGCACCGGGTCCCTCGTCAAACCCGGAAAGGCGCTCGAAGCAACCTTCGATCCCGCAGCCATCAGCGCCACCCTCAAAACCTACCTCGACACCTACGAGCAAAAGAACGACCGCTTCGGCAAGGTCGTGTTCCTCGCAAAAGACACCACTCTCGAACCCACCCACCTCGCCATCACCGCCTGGGTCGAAGACACCACCACCCACCGCGTCCTCCAGGCAGCCTTCGTCCCGCTAGCCTCTACCGGCAGCCAGATCCATCAGTCGCAATCGGAGCCACCAGCCCAACAGTCCGAGGCCGCAGTAAAAACCGGAGCCGCAAAATGA
- a CDS encoding TonB-dependent receptor — protein sequence MHTACLLLAAYAVTALAQMPDRTKTTQARPEAELRTTQVVGIVVDASGAVISGATVRIVRADGSVQCTENADDAGAFSIALSTEGKYRLFVSSPGFLTREIVLTLHAGENIDPLRLTLGLRPVNTTVDVQGREDDLEGIADSGTQGTVGAKEIQNRPILRSGELLETIPGVIITQHAGGGKANQYFLRGFNLDHGTDFAIFIDGMPLNLPSHAHGEGYADMNIVIPELVQRVNFEKGPYYGDVGNYSSAGSAHLEFFRTLPQSFVQIEGGMYGYGRMVFGASHKLGAGNLLYGGEAYHDNGPWTHPDNYYKFNGLLTYSQDSDGNGFSLTARGYHGQWHSSDQIAENAVPLVGIFGTLNSTDGGHSQRYSLQGESHRQGANSQTKVTAYGFYYDLDLFSDFTYFLTDLNRGDQFEQQDRRWAAGLDARHTIQNEWFGRRVENTFGLQVRNDWIHNGLYQSQDRVRGDKTDSETGNTLPATTQADLLTDTQVGFYAENRVQWANKFRSVVAMRGEVQRFSVTSLVTSANSGTAIKALPSPKASLIFSPWERTEFYAQAGFSFHSNDGRGTTLKVEPVSAENPYPNTLATPIPALIPTKGGEIGIRTAALSHLQSTLSLWYLHSASELQQSGDTGGTVASQQPSERYGFDWANFYTPMEHWTFDFDLANSKALFTETDAGDAAPNSLGGKRVPEAVGVVIASGLTLHDLKGFSSSLRLRFFGPRDLTSDGIYRSNTTALLNGEIGYTFLRSWRGSVEFLNLLNRHDHDIDYAYESRITPKVESAFTEVFHPVEPFQARFSLRRTF from the coding sequence TTGCATACGGCCTGCCTCCTTCTGGCGGCCTATGCTGTGACAGCACTGGCGCAGATGCCTGATAGGACCAAAACGACGCAAGCGAGGCCTGAGGCCGAACTTCGGACCACGCAGGTGGTGGGCATTGTCGTCGATGCATCGGGTGCCGTGATCAGCGGAGCCACCGTGCGTATTGTGCGTGCAGATGGTTCGGTGCAGTGCACGGAGAATGCTGATGATGCCGGAGCCTTCTCCATCGCGCTGTCAACTGAAGGAAAGTATAGGCTCTTCGTATCAAGTCCCGGGTTCTTGACTCGGGAGATTGTCTTGACCCTCCACGCTGGCGAGAATATTGATCCGCTTCGGCTCACGCTTGGTCTTCGCCCGGTAAATACAACAGTCGATGTGCAGGGCCGCGAAGACGATCTCGAAGGCATTGCTGACTCTGGCACGCAGGGTACCGTGGGCGCAAAGGAGATTCAAAATCGGCCGATCCTTCGTTCCGGTGAGCTACTGGAAACGATCCCCGGTGTCATCATCACGCAGCATGCCGGGGGCGGCAAGGCCAATCAATATTTTCTGCGCGGCTTCAACCTCGACCACGGAACAGATTTCGCCATTTTCATCGACGGTATGCCGCTGAACCTGCCCTCGCATGCACACGGCGAGGGGTACGCGGACATGAACATCGTGATTCCAGAGCTGGTGCAGCGCGTGAACTTTGAGAAAGGCCCGTACTATGGGGACGTGGGCAACTACAGCTCCGCTGGCTCCGCCCATCTGGAGTTTTTTAGGACGTTACCGCAGAGCTTCGTGCAGATTGAAGGCGGCATGTACGGTTACGGGCGGATGGTCTTCGGGGCGTCCCATAAGCTTGGCGCCGGTAACCTGCTCTATGGCGGCGAGGCATACCACGATAACGGTCCCTGGACGCATCCCGACAACTACTACAAGTTCAACGGTCTGCTCACCTACAGCCAGGACAGTGATGGCAATGGGTTCAGTCTTACGGCACGCGGCTATCACGGGCAATGGCATTCAAGCGATCAGATTGCCGAAAACGCAGTGCCGCTCGTCGGAATCTTCGGCACGCTGAACTCGACCGACGGGGGTCACTCCCAGCGCTACAGCCTCCAGGGGGAGTCGCACCGGCAGGGCGCGAACTCGCAGACGAAGGTCACCGCTTATGGGTTCTACTACGATCTCGACCTCTTCTCCGACTTCACCTATTTTCTGACGGACTTGAATCGAGGCGACCAGTTCGAGCAGCAGGACAGGCGCTGGGCCGCCGGGTTGGATGCGCGCCACACGATCCAAAACGAGTGGTTCGGTCGCAGGGTAGAGAACACGTTCGGTCTGCAGGTGCGCAACGACTGGATTCACAACGGGCTGTACCAGTCGCAGGACCGCGTACGCGGCGACAAGACTGACTCTGAAACCGGCAACACGCTACCAGCGACGACCCAGGCCGACCTCCTTACCGATACGCAGGTCGGCTTCTATGCGGAGAACCGAGTGCAATGGGCGAACAAGTTTCGCTCTGTTGTCGCTATGCGAGGAGAGGTGCAGCGTTTCAGCGTCACTAGCCTCGTTACCTCGGCCAACTCCGGTACAGCGATCAAGGCGTTGCCTAGCCCCAAGGCGAGCCTGATCTTCAGCCCGTGGGAACGCACCGAGTTCTATGCGCAAGCGGGATTCAGCTTTCACAGCAACGATGGTCGCGGCACAACGCTAAAGGTTGAACCGGTTTCAGCGGAAAATCCCTACCCAAACACGCTAGCCACGCCTATCCCTGCATTAATTCCCACTAAGGGCGGCGAAATAGGTATCCGCACAGCGGCCCTTTCACATCTGCAAAGTACCTTGTCACTCTGGTATCTCCACAGCGCGTCGGAGCTTCAGCAATCCGGTGACACGGGCGGCACAGTCGCTTCGCAGCAGCCAAGCGAACGCTATGGTTTCGACTGGGCAAACTTCTACACGCCGATGGAGCACTGGACCTTCGACTTCGATCTTGCGAACTCTAAAGCTCTGTTCACTGAGACAGATGCGGGCGATGCCGCGCCGAACAGTTTGGGCGGTAAGCGCGTACCTGAGGCTGTGGGCGTGGTGATCGCCTCCGGTCTCACTCTGCACGATCTGAAGGGCTTCTCCTCGAGCCTGAGACTCCGCTTCTTCGGACCGCGAGACCTCACCTCCGACGGCATCTATCGCTCCAACACCACCGCGCTGCTAAACGGCGAGATTGGCTACACCTTCCTGCGAAGCTGGCGCGGCTCAGTCGAGTTCCTGAATCTGCTAAACCGCCACGATCACGACATCGACTACGCCTACGAGTCGCGCATCACTCCCAAAGTAGAGTCGGCCTTCACAGAGGTCTTCCATCCTGTGGAGCCATTCCAAGCTCGCTTCTCTCTGCGGAGGACGTTCTAA
- a CDS encoding protein-disulfide reductase DsbD domain-containing protein, whose amino-acid sequence MKPDSAMKSSSTMKPSPTMKSGSTMKSSPTMKTGPTRLILAAAYAVLSLTPAHAAKPPVQWQIKNPPTKPLKQGAKVNLALTGQIDSGWHLYALEEPTGGPVATVIGLTEGDPADLLRVEEAKPKILLDPLFNLQTGFFETTADFTLHLTLAKDAPLGPSALHVLIRYQSCNDRVCLPPHTDTVEVPITITQ is encoded by the coding sequence ATGAAACCAGACTCCGCGATGAAATCAAGCTCCACCATGAAGCCAAGCCCCACAATGAAATCAGGCTCCACCATGAAATCAAGCCCCACAATGAAGACGGGCCCCACACGCCTCATCCTCGCCGCAGCCTACGCCGTCCTAAGTCTCACACCCGCCCACGCAGCGAAGCCGCCCGTCCAATGGCAGATCAAAAATCCGCCCACCAAACCCCTCAAGCAGGGAGCGAAGGTCAATCTCGCCCTCACCGGCCAGATCGACTCAGGCTGGCACCTCTACGCCCTTGAAGAGCCCACCGGAGGCCCCGTCGCCACCGTCATCGGACTCACCGAAGGCGACCCCGCCGACCTCCTCCGCGTAGAAGAGGCCAAGCCAAAGATCCTCCTCGATCCCCTCTTCAACCTGCAAACCGGCTTCTTTGAAACCACCGCCGACTTCACCCTGCACCTGACGCTGGCAAAAGACGCACCCCTCGGCCCCTCCGCGCTCCACGTCCTCATCCGCTATCAATCCTGCAACGACCGGGTCTGTCTCCCACCCCACACCGACACCGTAGAAGTCCCCATCACCATCACGCAATAG
- a CDS encoding M56 family metallopeptidase: MIERTLVEYVANALWQVPMLAGGAWLMLAAVKAGPRMQHGVWLMVLGLAVVLPLHGMGGELAPVRVRPNARVLVGASDVAPASGDLGARGFGEKGGETPLQPRRVEVSVTAARWVVGFYAGAVMFGLWRVVWAWRAARRLVERSREVTLAGEQTVVLEDYGRRLRIRLPQVRESVEISSPMIVGVIAPVILLPVEFARYEAEEMRAALLHELAHVKRRDTLESAICQLMALPVSWHPVTHWVQGRIRRTREMVCDAMAAEEMRSEIGYARCLLTLARGMMAGRELERETVGVGLFQLFNSNVLEERVMRLMKTESVVGVRTKVIRLTSGAVAMVATMAVAAMFHLTPTMAQEQMQAPLPEIGQSAAPQAAPDAAQQALPDAAPQAAPNASASDSAERKVTASGKQADVVAKKGQHVYRWEGSEDEPVAIVNGQVRKLTPEERRQIKQQMERASKEIAATTARINSPDFKREIEEAAAASAKVNSPEFKKQIEEAQLQAMKANERVHSEAFKEQMAEVQRNLKAMEMPRIQEEIARATAKVNSPEFKQQMADMQRELNGEIQQRMAEAMKQMKEAQEEMKDVSPK; this comes from the coding sequence ATGATCGAACGGACGCTGGTGGAGTATGTGGCGAATGCGCTGTGGCAGGTGCCGATGCTGGCCGGTGGCGCGTGGTTGATGCTTGCAGCGGTGAAGGCGGGGCCGCGAATGCAGCATGGAGTGTGGTTGATGGTGCTGGGTCTGGCGGTAGTGCTTCCGCTGCATGGAATGGGCGGAGAGCTGGCGCCGGTTCGAGTGCGCCCGAACGCACGGGTGCTTGTGGGAGCTAGTGATGTGGCGCCGGCTAGTGGGGATCTGGGGGCGCGGGGATTCGGCGAGAAGGGGGGAGAGACGCCGCTTCAGCCACGGCGTGTGGAGGTTTCGGTGACGGCGGCTCGTTGGGTGGTGGGTTTTTATGCAGGTGCGGTGATGTTTGGGTTATGGAGAGTGGTGTGGGCCTGGCGTGCGGCACGGCGGCTGGTGGAGCGGTCGCGAGAGGTGACCCTTGCGGGAGAACAGACGGTGGTGCTGGAGGACTATGGGCGGCGGCTTCGCATCAGGCTGCCGCAGGTGCGCGAGAGTGTGGAGATCTCGAGCCCGATGATCGTGGGGGTGATTGCGCCGGTGATTCTTCTGCCGGTGGAGTTTGCACGATATGAGGCCGAGGAGATGAGGGCGGCGCTGCTGCATGAGCTGGCTCATGTGAAGCGGAGGGACACGCTGGAGAGTGCGATCTGCCAGTTGATGGCGCTGCCGGTGAGTTGGCATCCGGTGACGCACTGGGTGCAGGGGAGGATTCGGCGGACGCGTGAGATGGTGTGCGATGCGATGGCCGCGGAGGAGATGCGGTCCGAGATTGGATATGCGCGATGTTTGTTGACGCTGGCGAGGGGCATGATGGCAGGGCGGGAGTTGGAGCGCGAGACGGTAGGGGTTGGGTTGTTCCAGTTATTTAACAGCAATGTACTGGAGGAGAGAGTGATGAGACTGATGAAGACGGAGTCGGTAGTGGGCGTGCGGACGAAGGTGATTCGCTTGACGAGTGGAGCGGTGGCGATGGTGGCGACGATGGCGGTGGCTGCGATGTTTCACTTGACTCCGACGATGGCGCAGGAGCAGATGCAGGCTCCGTTGCCGGAGATTGGACAGAGTGCGGCTCCGCAGGCTGCGCCAGATGCAGCACAGCAGGCCTTGCCAGATGCGGCTCCGCAGGCTGCGCCGAATGCCTCTGCTTCGGATTCAGCGGAGCGCAAGGTCACGGCCAGTGGGAAGCAGGCCGATGTTGTGGCAAAAAAAGGACAACATGTCTATCGCTGGGAAGGCTCGGAGGATGAGCCGGTCGCGATTGTTAATGGACAGGTTCGCAAGCTCACTCCTGAGGAGCGCAGACAGATAAAGCAGCAGATGGAAAGGGCGAGTAAGGAAATAGCGGCGACAACGGCGAGGATCAATAGCCCGGATTTCAAGAGAGAGATAGAAGAGGCCGCCGCAGCCTCGGCGAAGGTGAATAGTCCGGAGTTCAAGAAGCAGATCGAAGAGGCGCAGTTGCAGGCGATGAAGGCGAACGAGAGGGTCCATAGCGAGGCGTTCAAAGAGCAGATGGCAGAGGTGCAGAGAAATCTGAAGGCGATGGAGATGCCGCGGATCCAGGAAGAGATTGCGAGGGCGACCGCAAAGGTGAATAGTCCTGAATTCAAGCAGCAGATGGCAGATATGCAGAGGGAGCTCAATGGAGAGATACAGCAGCGAATGGCGGAGGCGATGAAGCAGATGAAGGAGGCGCAGGAGGAGATGAAGGACGTCTCGCCGAAGTAG
- the lipA gene encoding lipoyl synthase — MTPPVAPLTPELVQIDLTPRKPAPKPAWLKAKAPMGETFHNLKKMARELNLHTVCESAQCPNIGECWNQKSATFMMLGNLCTRRCGFCAVPKGKPEPIDFDEPRRVAYAVAQLGLAHAVITSVNRDDDNVGAARAFVSVIEEIRMQAPGCRVEVLTPDFQGNEEALRLVVAARPEILNHNIETVPRLYRVAKSGGRYEKSLRFLERAKELAAEMFGDRDGGEIVTRPFVTKTGIIVGMGEEMHELLGVFRDLADRKVDILTIGQYLRPSRDHLPMARYYTPEEFAFLKHEAVGMGFKHVESGPLVRSSYHAQEQAESTGLA, encoded by the coding sequence ATGACTCCGCCCGTGGCCCCGTTGACTCCAGAGCTGGTGCAGATTGATTTGACGCCGCGTAAGCCTGCGCCGAAACCGGCGTGGTTGAAGGCGAAGGCTCCGATGGGGGAGACCTTTCATAATCTGAAGAAGATGGCGCGCGAGCTGAACCTGCATACGGTGTGCGAGAGCGCGCAGTGTCCGAATATTGGCGAGTGCTGGAATCAGAAGTCGGCGACGTTCATGATGCTGGGGAACCTTTGCACGCGGCGATGCGGGTTTTGCGCGGTGCCTAAAGGTAAGCCGGAGCCGATTGATTTCGATGAGCCGCGACGGGTGGCGTATGCGGTGGCGCAGCTTGGGCTGGCGCATGCGGTGATTACGAGCGTGAATCGCGATGACGATAATGTTGGCGCGGCGCGGGCGTTTGTGAGTGTGATTGAAGAGATTCGGATGCAGGCTCCGGGGTGCAGGGTGGAGGTGCTGACGCCGGACTTTCAGGGGAACGAAGAGGCTCTGCGGCTGGTGGTGGCGGCGCGGCCGGAGATTCTGAACCACAATATCGAGACGGTGCCACGGTTGTATCGGGTGGCGAAGTCGGGTGGGCGGTATGAGAAGTCGCTGCGGTTTTTGGAGCGTGCGAAGGAGCTTGCTGCGGAGATGTTCGGCGATCGCGATGGGGGCGAGATTGTAACTCGGCCATTTGTAACCAAAACAGGCATTATTGTGGGGATGGGCGAGGAGATGCACGAGCTGCTGGGGGTGTTTCGTGACCTGGCGGATCGGAAGGTGGATATTCTGACGATTGGGCAGTATCTGCGGCCTAGCCGGGATCATCTGCCGATGGCTCGGTACTATACGCCGGAGGAGTTCGCGTTTTTGAAGCATGAGGCAGTGGGGATGGGCTTCAAGCATGTGGAGAGCGGACCGCTGGTGCGTAGCAGCTATCATGCGCAGGAGCAGGCGGAGAGTACTGGGCTGGCTTAG
- a CDS encoding DUF899 domain-containing protein, whose amino-acid sequence MATKTMEKAKVVSQEDWLAAREGLMAREKQLTRERDALAAERRRMPWQAVEKQYKFEGPRGKASLLDLFEGRRQLIVYRAFFEPGVFGWPDHACRGCSLGADQVSHLSHLHARDTTLAYASRAPQTEIERLKKRMGWTMPWYTITDGFDVDFGVDQWHGHNAFIRDGDKVFRTYFINSRGDEAMGSVWSYLDMTALGRQEEWEDSPEGYPQTAPYKWWNWHDEYATSVSLDPKWAKVVDSARVTLGLKD is encoded by the coding sequence ATGGCAACGAAGACGATGGAGAAGGCGAAGGTGGTGTCGCAGGAGGATTGGCTTGCGGCTCGTGAGGGACTGATGGCGCGGGAGAAGCAGCTGACGCGGGAGCGCGACGCGTTGGCGGCTGAGCGCCGGCGGATGCCGTGGCAGGCGGTGGAGAAGCAGTACAAGTTCGAGGGGCCGAGGGGTAAGGCGAGCCTGCTGGATCTGTTCGAGGGGCGGCGGCAGCTGATCGTCTATCGGGCTTTCTTTGAGCCGGGCGTGTTTGGCTGGCCCGACCATGCGTGCCGGGGCTGCTCGCTGGGTGCGGACCAGGTGTCGCATCTGTCGCATCTGCATGCTCGCGACACGACTCTTGCCTATGCCTCGCGCGCGCCGCAGACGGAGATTGAACGACTAAAGAAGCGGATGGGCTGGACGATGCCGTGGTACACCATCACCGATGGCTTCGATGTGGACTTTGGCGTGGACCAGTGGCATGGCCATAACGCTTTTATCCGCGATGGCGACAAGGTGTTTCGCACGTACTTCATCAACAGCCGCGGGGATGAGGCGATGGGCAGCGTGTGGAGCTATCTGGATATGACTGCGCTGGGACGGCAGGAGGAGTGGGAGGATTCTCCGGAGGGTTATCCGCAGACGGCGCCGTACAAGTGGTGGAACTGGCACGACGAGTATGCGACCAGCGTCTCGCTCGATCCGAAATGGGCGAAGGTGGTCGACAGTGCCAGGGTGACGCTGGGTCTGAAGGACTGA
- a CDS encoding DinB family protein — protein sequence MISQSLLAEFESQAPVTRRFLERLPADSLTWKPHPRSLTAGQLAYHLAFVPGGVVRGAQQSQISPPGFQFPQPASVQEVLEAFDQSVATVREVLPGFDDAAMNATWRIVDGDKELAAMPRVVFLRNIMLNHWYQHRGQFCVYLRLLDVAVPSSWGPSADERSALQPEPQPA from the coding sequence ATGATTTCGCAATCCCTACTTGCAGAGTTTGAATCCCAGGCTCCGGTGACACGGAGGTTTCTGGAGCGGCTTCCCGCCGACTCGCTCACGTGGAAGCCTCACCCAAGATCCCTGACCGCTGGGCAACTGGCTTATCATCTCGCCTTCGTGCCTGGAGGCGTGGTTCGCGGAGCGCAGCAGAGCCAGATCTCTCCGCCGGGGTTCCAGTTTCCCCAACCCGCAAGCGTGCAGGAGGTCCTCGAGGCCTTTGACCAGAGCGTGGCCACCGTGCGCGAAGTGCTACCGGGATTCGATGACGCCGCGATGAACGCAACCTGGCGCATCGTGGACGGCGACAAGGAGCTTGCAGCCATGCCGCGCGTCGTCTTCCTGCGCAATATCATGCTCAACCACTGGTACCAACACCGGGGGCAGTTCTGCGTTTATCTGCGGCTGCTCGACGTTGCGGTGCCGTCGAGCTGGGGACCTAGCGCGGATGAGCGCTCCGCACTCCAGCCGGAGCCTCAGCCGGCTTAA
- a CDS encoding DUF4442 domain-containing protein yields MSWWLRHIGWWPPLFGTGIKVTRLDKDLRTIDVEMPLRPWNRNYMGVQFGGSLFALTDPFYMIMLATNLGPEFVVWDKAASIRYKKPGLGRVRAEFRLTAERLEEVRMLLAAEGRTDVRFPVEVKDDAGGVVAEVERVIYCATKKAHEERKKMRGGGGG; encoded by the coding sequence ATGAGCTGGTGGCTGCGCCATATCGGGTGGTGGCCTCCGCTGTTTGGGACGGGTATTAAGGTGACACGGCTGGATAAGGATCTGCGCACGATTGATGTGGAGATGCCGCTGCGGCCTTGGAATCGCAACTATATGGGGGTGCAGTTTGGCGGGTCGCTGTTTGCGCTGACCGATCCGTTTTACATGATTATGCTGGCTACCAATCTGGGGCCGGAGTTTGTGGTCTGGGATAAGGCGGCGTCAATACGTTACAAAAAGCCTGGATTGGGGCGGGTTCGCGCGGAGTTTCGCCTGACGGCGGAGCGGCTGGAGGAGGTTCGGATGTTGCTCGCGGCGGAGGGGCGGACCGATGTTCGATTTCCGGTGGAGGTGAAGGACGATGCGGGAGGAGTGGTCGCGGAGGTGGAGCGGGTGATCTATTGCGCGACGAAAAAGGCGCATGAGGAGAGGAAAAAAATGCGGGGTGGTGGCGGGGGCTGA
- a CDS encoding BlaI/MecI/CopY family transcriptional regulator: protein MTTQTKTNQGLTPLELEIMQVLWETGPCTVSEVQPRLKAELAYTTVQTMLNVLLRKSKVKRVQEGRAFRYRAVVSRERATGSALNDMVKRMFGGSSEALLMAMVDARQISADELERVGKRLAAAERDAGKEER from the coding sequence GTGACGACGCAGACGAAGACGAATCAAGGGCTGACGCCGCTGGAGCTGGAGATTATGCAGGTTCTGTGGGAGACAGGGCCGTGCACGGTGAGCGAGGTGCAGCCGAGGCTGAAGGCGGAGCTGGCCTATACGACGGTGCAGACGATGTTGAATGTGCTGCTGCGCAAGAGCAAGGTGAAGCGGGTGCAGGAGGGGCGTGCGTTTCGTTACCGGGCAGTGGTGAGCCGGGAGCGGGCGACGGGGAGCGCGTTGAACGACATGGTGAAGCGGATGTTTGGCGGCTCCAGCGAGGCGCTGCTGATGGCGATGGTGGACGCGCGGCAGATCAGCGCAGACGAGCTGGAGCGGGTAGGGAAGAGGCTGGCGGCGGCGGAGCGTGATGCGGGGAAGGAGGAGAGATGA